In Thermodesulfobacteriota bacterium, the DNA window GGCTCAGATCGATAAAGACGCCCACCCTTATCGTCCACGGCGCCCTTGACGAGGTATGCCCCGTGGGGGCGGCCGAGTATCTGGCGGATAACATCGCAGGGGCGGAGCTTCAGGTGTTCGAGGGGGCCGGACACGCGCCCTTTATTACCGAGCCCGAGAGGTTCAAGAAAACCATAGCGGAGTTCCTTGAGAAATTATGAGCATTGATTTCGACAAAAGAGCTATAAAGACTTCCTTTTCAAAGGCCGCCTCCACCTACGAGGCCTGCTCGTCGGTGCAGAAGGAGGTGGCCCGGGACCTTTTGACCTACCTACCGCCAGCCCCGGTATTTCCCGTCGGCCCGCGCCGCATACTGGATATGGGCTGCGGCACGGGTGGACTTATCAGGCCGGTCGTGAGCCTCTACCCGGATGCAGCCGTATACGGCTGCGACATCGCCCTCCCCATGCTCGTAAAGGCAAGAGAAACGTTTAACGGCAAAAACGCCAGCTTCGTTACGGGCGACTTCGAGCGTATCCCCTTCCGGGACTCGACCTTCGACCTCGTCATATCGAGCCTCACCTACCAGTGGGCCGTGGATATGGAGAGGGCGTTCGGCGAAGTCATAAGGGTCTTGAGGCCCGGGGGGGCGTTCGTCTTCTCCACCCTCGGCCCGTCGACCATGAGGG includes these proteins:
- a CDS encoding methyltransferase domain-containing protein — its product is MSIDFDKRAIKTSFSKAASTYEACSSVQKEVARDLLTYLPPAPVFPVGPRRILDMGCGTGGLIRPVVSLYPDAAVYGCDIALPMLVKARETFNGKNASFVTGDFERIPFRDSTFDLVISSLTYQWAVDMERAFGEVIRVLRPGGAFVFSTLGPSTMRELRASVEEAAKRTGGDGLPAPMGFPVVEKVSGALKGVNFERVTIEQGPYRKEYKDLMDLLRTLKGVGATSPHTDGGKNLGRGTLLKETARVYKKSFPSGNDGGIAATYGVVFVAARKP